The Candidatus Hydrogenedentota bacterium genome contains the following window.
ACTTCGACAAGCGCCCAGAGGCCAACTGGACCTTGCCGCTGCACCAGGACCTGACGATCACGGTTCGAAACCGAGCCGAGGTACCGGGGTATACACACTGGTCAGTGAAAGCGGGCGTACCTCATGTTCAGCCCCCGGTGGCGTTGTTGCAGCAGATTGTGGCGCTACGCCTCCATTTGGACGATTGCCCCGTGGAGAATGGTGCGCTGGAAGTGGTTCCCGGTAGCCACCGGCAAGGCCGGATTGGGGCAAGCGAGCTTCGCGCGATGCACCTTGAGGGCCGCGCGGTTGCGTGCCCCGCAATTGCCGGTGATGTATTGGCCATGCGGCCGCTGCTGGTTCATGGGTCTCGGAAAGCGGTGGCGCCGGGTCGGCGGCGGGTGCTTCACATCGAGTATTGTGCGGCGGCGCTCGACGCGCCGTTGGCGTGGCCGGATTGGTGTGCGTAGAGATTTGCATGCACGGTCATCTAGGGCGCCTTGTGTTGGCGCACCGCAAACCCGGCCAGCGAACGAGACAGCCGCGCCGCGTTGTCTCCTTTAGGAGTCTAGATTTTCCTGAAAGGTTTTCCAATGCCAACTACCTATCGCGTGTTTGCAGCCACTGTCCCTGCCCTGGTGATGCTCAGTTCCTTGGCAGCTTCCGCCGATGGCCCTGCGCGCCGTGTTTGCACGTGGGCCGTGTTGGGGCCCTTTGCGGGGGGCGCGGACGGCTATGACGCCGCGGCTGTTGCCGGAGAGGCCTCGCTGGCGCCCGCGCTGGGGGAGACGGTTGGCGGAACGCCCTGGCGCTATTTTGACGACCGGTATTACTGCCGCAGCTATGATGACTACAACGACCTCTATACGTTTTTCATGGACGGCCGTGAAGGCGGGCCGGGCGGTGGCGCGGCGAACAGCGTTGCCTATTGCGGGACCTACATCTGGTCGCCCGCCGAGCAGTCGGTGACTTTGCGCTTTCGCGCCCGGGGCCGGGCGAAGGTCTGGCTGAACGGTGAAATCACTTTGGAACAACCGGAAGCCAGGCAGGCCCAGCGGGATGCCGAGATGGCGGCCATCACGCTGAATGCCGGATGGAACACCGTGCTGGTGAAGGCCGTGGGCGGACGGCGGGCCTGGGGCTTCTATTTCAATTTGACCGATCGGGAGGGACGGCCCGTGAACGGGCTGGCGTATTCGCCGGATACGCCATCCACTGGCACGCTGGACGTGGTCACGCCGGGCCTTCCCGACGGCTACAACGACCAGCCTTATGTGTGGCTCGATGTGCGGAATCCCGGCGGCGATTTCCCGTGGGAGAACCCGAGCGCCTCCCCCTTTCGTCTCCTGGCACGGGGCGGAACGCCACCCTACCACTGGCAGGTGGACGGATTGCCCGAGGGGCTTACGTTGGACGCCGCGGAGGGCGAGCTGGGCGGGCGAAGCGGGGCGGTGGGCGCGCACCGGGTGCTTGTGCGGGTTCGCGACAGCGCGAGTCCGCCGCTGGAGACGTCCGGGGAATACACCCTTCACATTAGGCCCCGCCCGACCGAATTGTGGTGGGAGACCGGCAACCGCCTCGGCAGCCTGCGGCACCACGGGGGATCGGACGAGACGCACTGGGCCTGGGATCACGCGGCGGAGCAGATCGGCTTCCTGACCCGCCAGGGGTACGATTGGCAGGCGTATACGGCCTTCAGCTTCTGGCACAAGGACAATGCGGGTGCGATGCAGATCGCGGGAGCGCCTGAGATGCTGGCGTACCGCGATGCGTTGCGTGCGGCGGGCATCCGCTTTGCGCAGTACATCAACGTACACGACTACCGGGATATCGCCCCCGATGCCTTGGGCCATGTGGACAACATGCACGAGGCGCTGGAGCTTTTTATGCGCCAGAATGAACCCGTGCTCTGGTGGTTCGACAGCTCGCTGGCGCTCGGGAAGGAGGCGGTGGAATTTGACGTGCTTTTCAGCCTGATTCGGACGCTGGACCCGGATTGTCTCATCACCGTGAACAACGACATTCGGGCGCGGGATTACGAGTGCGGCGATCTGGATATTCTGCAAGTGCACGGCTCATTTCAGACGGATTCGTACTGGGGCCACTGGCCGCCGACGCCCTTGCTGGGGAACAACCCGAAGTACATGCCCGTGGACTCGTGGAAGCTGCCCTGGAAGGAGTACATGGACGCGGCGGAATGGTGCAAGGTGATTGTTTCGATGCTGGCGGAACCGGCGAATCTGGAAGCGCCACGGAGTGTGGACCTGGATACGACGCCGACACTGGAAGGCGACTATCACATGGTGAACCTGCACCGGGCCATCGCGGAATGGCTGGAGCCGCGGAAAGATTCAATCCTGGGGACCCTGCCGCTAAGCGCCACTCACTACGATTGGGGGTATGTGGTGCGGCAGCCGCGTACCGGGGATATTTACCTGCATGTTTTGAGCAATGGGGTTGGCAAGCGGGGGTTGTTCGAGCGGCGGTTGCTGGATGTGGCCCCGGTAGCGGAGAAGGTTTTGGCGGTGGAATTGGCGCCGGGGGGTGATGCGGTGTCGTTTGCGCAAGAGGGTAAGCGGTTGACGGTGGATATGCAGGGGGTCCCGCTGGACGCGGTGGATACGATATTGCGGGTGGTGGTGCGGTGAGGGGGGTGGATAGTGAGTCTTATAAGGCGTATGGGTCGTATGGAATGTCACGGTTCATCCGGTTTGAGCGTACGGGACTATTCACAGGCGTTTCTCCGTGCCCGATTTATCCGGAACCGTCAATGTATGCCGGTAAGAGCCTCTGTTGGCGAAATCGATTCCTCTGGTCTTTCGGCCCGAAGGGCCAGTGCAGCTCCCAGCCCTGGGCAGCGCCCAGGGAACACGGGGACACCACCTTCCACGCCCTGAAAGGGCAGCGCAGTGGTGAGCCAGCCCAGCGTTTCTGAAATTCGACTGCGCTGCCCTTTCAGGGCGTATAAGAAACACACCACTCAAACCCCGGGCGTTGCCCGGGGCTGAAAACTGCATTGGCCCTTCGGGCCGAAAGCGTGCGCTGGCATCCAGTTCTGCTGCCGAATATACCGTCTGCGCTACAGACCAGGCCCAAGGAATCTTGTATTCGCATATAGCATCGCCGCCCGGAAAAGAGAACCGAGCAAACTACTCCTATTTGCCGCCATCGTTGCCGATGTACCTTCAAACCGGATGAGCCAATGTCACTTGCTCTTCGAATACATTCGGTCTATACTGCATAATAATACGAACCATTTTCCCTATACGACCTAACGCATGTCGCCCAGCTCCCCCAGCGCCTGTTTTATCTTTTCGATTCGGCGTTCTGTTCGGGTTGCCTTATCCATTTCTTGAACCCTCCATTTTTGCCTTGACTCTAGCGCATTTTACATGTCATTGGGGTGATACATGACGCGCGGCGGGCGCGCTCCGATGGAGAATGTCGCGATGATTCTATGGGCCGAGTGGTGGCGCCCTCGGGCTCGATGGGATGTACTACGACCGGCTCCTGGATTCATCCACAGCCCCGCCCTTTGCCTGGACACCCTCACCCGGCGGTGGGCGGCGCTGGTCGTGGAGCGCCATCCGGGCTAATCCCGAAACGCGCGCGCGACGGCGGAATTGTCCTCGCCGCCGTAACCCTGCTCGATAAGGCGCGCCAGGATGTCGCGGTGCAGGCGGCTCACGGGGAGATCGGCGCCGCAGGTCTCTCCGAGTTCGAGGATCAGGCCGACGTCCTTGGCGTGTTGCGCGAGGCGGGCTTCCGGGGCAAAATCGCGGGCTATCATCCGCGCGCCCTTGGTCTCCATCACGCGGGACGCGGCGGGACCCGATTGCAGGACCGCCAGGGCGGTGTCGAGGTCGAGCCCGAGCTTCTCCGCGAGCCCCAGGGCCTCCGCGAGCACGAGCCGGTTGAGGCCCAGGGCCTGATTCGCGACGAGCTTCATACGGCAACCGGCGCCGGGCTGGCCGAGATAGAAGATCGTGCGCCCGAAGGTCTCCAGCACAGGCGCATACCCGACCGCATCCGCCTCCGTGTCCCCCACCAGAAGCACCGCTTCGCCGGCGGCGGTCTGGCGGCTGGAGGCGAGCACGCAGACATCCACGAGGTCCACGCCACTGGCAGCCAGGCGCGCGGCGTCCGCCTCGGTGTCGTCCGGGCGGCCCGTGGTCGTGTCGAGCAATAGCGCGCCTGCTTCGAGCGACGCCGCGAGGTTTCCGCCGCCCCAGAGCAGGTCCTGGCGCACGGTGGAGTTCGGCAGGCTGAGCAGCATTACACGGCACGACCTCGCGACCGCGCCATGATCCGGCAGCACGGCGACGCCCAGGCCCGCGGCGGCCTCAGATGCGGCGGGATCGATATCGCACCCGTACACGATGTGGCCCGCGCCGATGAGCCGCGAAGCGATCGCCTTACCGAGCAAACCGAGCCCGATCAGGCCGATCGCCGGCTGTTCCGCCGCGTCAGGCATTGGGAAGTTCGTAAGCCTCGCGGTACGTGCGCGTGAAGAGCGCGCTTGCCGCCTCGTCGCCCACCGCCTGCGCGCCGTTTTCGCCCAGGGTAAGCGGGCGTTCCACGCGCGTGCCGATGTTGGCGAGATGGCACAGGATGGTCGAGATGGCGCCTTCACTGATGGGCGCATTGAGCCGTTCCGGCGCGCCGGCCTTGACGCAGGCAACAAAGTTTCGGACGTTTTCGCTGAAGTCGTGGGAGTCGCCGAGGCGGCGCTTTTCCGGCTCACCAATCAGCGAGACAAAGCATCCCTCGCGGCCGACTTCGAGCCTGCCCTTGTCGCCATAGAAAAGCACGCCGTTGTCGTGCCCTTCCATCTTGTAGTCGGTCCACAGGCGCATTTCGTACATCAGGTGCATGCCGTCATATTCGAAGATCACGGTCTGGGTGTCCGGGGTTTCGTGGTCGTCCTCGTAAAAAAGCTGTGCGCCGACGGAGGTAACGCGCTTCGGCAGGCCCGCGCCCATGCCCCAGCGCATCATGTCGATCTGGTGGACGCCGTCGTTGCCGGTGTCGCCGGTCCCATAGTCCCAGAACCAGTGCCAGTTGTAGTGCCAGCGGTTTCGGGTGTACGGGCGCACGGGCGCCGGGCCGAGCCAGCGATCGTAGTCCACGCCGGCGGGCGGCTCCTCCTCCTCGGCGATTCCGATGGGCTTGCGAAGCTGGTGGTTGATGGCCTTGGCCATGCGCACCTTGCCGAGCCCGCCCTCGCGGAGAAAGCGCACGGCCTCCTTCGGACCCGCCCCGCTGCGGTGCTGGGTGCCGTGCTGTACGCACAGGCCGGTTTCGCGCGCGACGCGCTCAAGCACGAGCGCTTCGTGAATATTGTGTGAGCACGGTTTTTCCACGTACACGTGCTTTCCGGCAAGCAGGGCGTGCAGCGCGACGGGCGTGTGCCAGTGGTCCGGCGTCGCGATGGAGACGCTGTCGATGTCCGGGTTCGCGAGCAACTCGTGAAAGTCGGTGTACATGGTCGCGTCGAACTTGCCGGCCCACCAGGCCTCCACCTTGGCGCGGCGCTCCGGATCGAGATCGCAGGCAGCCACGATCTGGCAGCCCTCGGTGCGGGCGAAGCCGTTCAGGTGGTTCGTTCCCATGCCGCCGGTTCCGATTACGGCGTGGCGCACGGGCGCGTCCTGCGCGCGGGCGCGCCCGCCAATGGACCAGGCCAACGCGCTGGCGGCGGCGCCCGCCTTCAAAGCTGTTCTCCGTGAAACTCGCATCGCATCCAAGCTCCTGTTTGCGCGGTTCGCGCGTGCCCGCCGGCCATAATGCCCGAAAAAAACGGTGGCGCGCAATAAAAAAGAGGCCCTGACTGGTCGATTAATTCGCGCCGGCGCCGGGGACTGCCTCCGGCTGGCAGGTGTGCGCACGCCATGGAACAAGGGCCCTGATCCAGCCGGTGGCTGTACCCGAAAAAAGGTACTCTTACGAACCAACCGGCTTTTCATCCTCAATGGATGACGCAACGCGTCATGAGCGACCGCTCCGAAAACACAGAGGCGGGACGCCTGTGCCACATTCCTTCAAAGGTACTCTTACGAACCAAGGTGAAGCGTGCAAAGAACTTGGCACAGCCGTCCCGGCTGTGTACCGGTTGCGAACCAACCGGCTTTTCATCCTCAATGGATGACGCAACGCGTCATGAGCGGCTGCACCCCAGGAACCCATGCTCAATCTCCGTCTATCACGTTGCCCTTTTCATCGGTAAACACAATTTTGAAGACGGTATCCTCCGCGGACACGTCGCCCTCCTCATACTCGAGTTCAAATTGCTCGGCCTTGAAGCGGGCCAGCGTGTTCGCCCAGTGCGGTGTCTGGATCAGCGCGACCATGCCGTTGTCGAAGGGGGGCGGAAGCCACGGATATTGCGGCGGGATGGCCTCGTTGCCCTCCGTATCGATAAAGCCCCATCGATCCCCGGCCATCACGGCGGCCCGGCCCTCGTGGAAAGGTTCGACCTGATCGTAGTCGGGCGTCAAGACCGTGTTCCCTCCGCGATCGACGAAGATGTAGTAGGGCGGCTCCGTTCGCCAGACGAGGGCGAGGCCGCCGCGGTGCGAGCTCTTCATGCGCTGCACCTTGTCGAGCGTCACGACGAATTCGCCGGTGGGATCGATGAAGCCCGCGATTCTGGCGCTGTGATCCGGGTTATCGATCTGGGCGGCGGCGAGGCCATCGGAAAACTCGAAGAGGCTGTTAAATTTCGGCTCGATCAGCCAGGCGCCTGCACGATCAATGGCGCCATAACGCACGGTCCCGTCCCCCGTAACGGCGCTGGCCACCGCGACACCGCCGGAGAAGGGGAGGGCGCTGGCGAAAGGCCCCGGTATGGCGGTATCCCCATTTTCGTTGATGTAGCGAAAGGAAGGGCCGCCCGAAACTCCGTCCGGAGAAATGCTCCCCACGGCGGCCAGCCCCTCGTGGAATGGCTGGGGCACGTGAAAATCGTTGGGCGGGCGAAGCAAGAGATCGCCGTCGCGGTTGACGTAATACGTTCCCGACGGCGTTGTGATCGGGAAGACCGGCGTCGTCGTCAGATGGACGCCAAAGACTACGCCACGGACGGCGCCTTCGTGGTGCAGCGTGCTGTAGGCGCCGCGGACGCCGGCCTGGTCCACGCGCTCACGCAACCACGGGTCGCCCGCTTCCCGCGCCAGCGCATCGGCAAGGGTCGCCACCCAGGCCAGTTCAGATTCCGGCACGGGCGTCCCGTCGGGATACAAAACCACATGCGCATTGCGTTCGAGGTTACCTGCGGTTTGGTAGATCCACAACCCGCCCAGCCCAAGCCCGGCCACCAGGCAAATCACGATTACCCTGTTCCTGATATTCATGACTGCGCGTCACTCCGTCTGCCGAATACTATCGCCCTCAGCCCGACGATAGCCATTCCGGACACCGCCCGTCAACAACCGCGCCTGGCGTGACTCAGTAGCGGTCGCCCCCGGCTGGCGCGGCGGGGACCACCTCCGGCTGGCAGGTGTGCGTACGCCATGGAACAAAATTCCTGACCCAGCCGGTGGCTACTCCGAAAAAAGCGCCTCAGCCTCACCACAACAGCCTCATCCAAACCAGATTACAGCATCTCCCCCAAGGAAGCGGCAAAGGCTGGGAGCGCAGGCGTCCCCGCCTGCCAGGCGGCGAAGCCGCCGTCCATTTTCATCCTTAACGGGCGACGCTACGCGTCATGAACGGCTGTACCCACAAAAACTCCCCACACCACACATTGCATGAACCACGCCGCCTTCTTATACTGATCACGCCGCCTCCCGCGGGGCCCGTGGGGCGTGCGGCGCGTTTTCCGGGCAGCCGATGCGGAGTCGACCTATGCGGGCTGGCGCGGCCATTCGTACAGCGATCGTTCTCGCGTGCTCCGGCGCGGTGTGCCTCGGGGGCGCCGCCGATTCGCCCCGCTTCTCGCGGGATATCCTGCCCATCCTCTCCGAGAACTGTTTCCACTGCCACGGCATGGACGCGGGGACCCGCAAGGCCGGGTTGCGCCTCGATACGGAAGAAGGCGCTGCGGCCGTGCTGGGCCAGGGCGCCGGCCGAAGTGCGAGCGCGCTCTTCCAGCGGATCACCGACCCGGGCGCGGATAAGATGCCCCCGCCCGATTCCGGCAAGACCCTGTCGCCGGCCCAAATCGATCTCATCGGCCAGTGGCTCGACGGCGGCGCCCCCTGGGAGGGCCACTGGGCCTACACCCCGCCCGTCCGCGTCGTTCCGGCCCCCGTCCGGAATGCGGCCTGGCCCCGGAGCCCGATCGACCGCTACATCCTCGCACGCCTCGAGTCCGCCGGGTTCGCGCCTGCGCCCGAGGCGGACCGGCGCACGCTCTTCCGCCGCATTCACCTCGATCTGACCGGCCTCCCGCCCGCGCCGGATGCCGCCGATCGATTCGTGCTCGACAACCGCCCCGACGCCTGGGAGCGCCTCGTGGACGAACTGCTTGCGTCGCCGCATTTCGGCGAGCACTGGGCGCGCTGGTGGCTCGATCTGGCGATGTACGCAGACAGCGACGGCTACCTCTCCGATTTCATCCGCCCGAACGCCTGGCGCTACCGCCAGTGGGTGGTGGACGCCCTGAACGCGGACATGCCCTTCGACCAGTTCACCGTCCGCCAGATCGCGGGGGATCGGCTGCCCAACGCCACGGTGCAGGATCACATTGCGACCGGATTCCTGCGGAATACGCTCAGCAACCGTGAGGGCGGCGCGGCCCTGGAAGAGTTCCGCACGCTCCAGACCTTCGACCGCACGCGCAACCTGGGAACCGTCTGGCTTGGCCTGACCCTGGAATGCGCTCAGTGCCACGATCACAAGTACGACGCCATCTCCCAGCGGGATTACTTCCAGATCTACGCCTTCTTCAACAACGCCGACGAAGTAAACGTCGACGCGCCCCTCGGTGAGGAGGCGGCGGCCCGCGCGGCGGCCTGGCCCGGCTATGTCGCCCGGCGCGAGGCGCTGCTGGCTCCCGTCGCCGGCGAGCTGGACGCGCTCCAGGCCCGGTGGGAGGAGAAGCTGCTTCACGCCGCGCGCAACCCCGGCGGCCCCGATGCCCGCTGGGACCGAGCCTGGGAAGTGCTGGGCCTAGTCTGGGGCCAGGGCGATGCGGGCGCGGAGGGCCAGCTCGAAGGCGCGATCATCGTCCAGACGCCGCCCGCCGATCGCACACAGACCGATCGCTTCCGCATACAGAACTATTTCCTGCGCCACGGCGAGCTCATGGATCCCGAGGCCTTTCAGGCGCTGAAGGTGGGGGAGATCGTCCGCGAACTCGATGCGCTCGCCGGCGAACTGCCGCCGATGAGCCGCGCCCCCGCTATGCGCGCCGCGCGCGTGTCGCGCCCCAACCGTATCCTCGAGCGCGGCGACTTCCGAACCCCCGGCGCCCCGGTGACCCCCGGCGTCCCCGCCGTACTGTCGGCGATCCACGCGCCCGCGGACCCCAATCGCCTCAATCTCGCACGCTGGCTCGTGGCCCCCGAAAACCCGCTCACCGCGCGCGTCACCGTCAACCGGATCTGGCAGCAGCTCTTCGGCCAGGGCCTCGTCACCACCCCGGACGATTTCGGCGTCCGCGGCGCCCTCCCGAGCCACCCGGACCTGCTGGACTGGCTCGCGATCTCCTTCCGGGAAGACGGCTGGAGCCTGAAAGCGCTTCTCCGCGAGATCGTGCTCTCATCCACCTACCGCCAATCCTCCCACGCGCGCCCGGACCTGCGCGCGGCCGATCCCTCCAACGCCCTGCTGGGCCGGCAACAGCGCCTGCGCCTGACCGGCGAACAGGTGCGCGATGCGGCGCTCTCGGCGAGCGGCCTGCTGCACCCGGCCCTCGGCGGCCCCAGCGTGCGCCCCCCACAGCCGGAAAGCGTCACGAAGGAAGGCTTCGACAACGCCTGGGTCCCCAGCGAAGGGCCCGACCGGTATCGGCGCTCGCTCTATACCTTTATCCAGCGCACCTCGCCCTACGGCCAGCTGGTGAACTTCGATCTGGCCGCGCCCAACCGCCCCTGCACCCGGCGCGAGCGCTCCAACACGCCGCTGCAGGCCCTGAACCTGCTCAACGACCCCAATTTCTTCGAAGCCGCGCAGGCCCTGGCCGCCCGATCCGTGGTGGAATCCCCCGATCCCGCCGCGCGAATCGACTGGCTCTTTCGTGCGGCGCTCGCGCGCCCGGCGACCCCCGTTGAGCGCGCCCGCATCGAGGCGCTCGTCCGAGAACAGACCGCGCGCTTCGACCGCGAGCTGGAGGCCATCCCGCCCGTGACCGGCGCCGTGGGCCCGCCGCACACCGCCGAAAACGCCGCCTGGGTCATCGCCGCCAGCGTCCTGCTCAACCTCGACGAATTCATCAACCGGGAGTAGGCCCATGGAACCGCACGACTTCCAGGCAATACAGAGCCGGCGCCAGTTCTTCCGGAATTGCGCGGGCGGCATCGGAACCATCGCGCTGCATCATCTGCTCACGTCCGAGGGGCGCGCCGGCGAGTCCACGGGCGCCCTCGCCGCGCCGCACTTCGCGCCCCGCGCGCGCAATGTCATCTTCCTCTTCATGGCCGGCGCGCCCTCCCAGCTCGATCTGGTGTCGCACAAGCCCGCCATGCAGCGCTGGCACGGCGAGAAAGTGCCCGAAGCCATGCTCGCCTCCCTGAAGGACCCGCTCCTCAAGAGCACCGCCACCGTCTTCGCCAGCCCCCGCTCCTTCACCCGGCACGGGCGGAGCGGGATGGAATTCTCCGACTTTCTCCCGCACACCGCCACCATCGCCGACGAAATCTGCATGGTGCACTCGCTCTACACCGACGTCAGCAATCACCACCCCGCCCAGTTGATGATGAACTGCGGCGTCCCGCGCTTCGGACTGCCCGCCATGGGTTCCTGGGTGAGCTACGGGCTCGGCAGCGAGTGCCGCGACCTCCCCGGGTTCATCGTTCTCACCTCCGACTCCGGCAAGGGCATCGACGGCGGCGCCTCAAATTGGTCGAATGGCTTCCTCCCTTCCGAATACCGCGGCGTGACCTTCCGGAACACCGGCGACCCCGTCCTTTTCCTATCCAGTCCCGAAGGCGTCAGCCGCGAAACCCAGCGCGCGCGCCTCGACGCCATCCGCGACCTCAACACCATGCGCCAGGAGCTCCACGGCGACCTGGAAGTCGCGTCGCGCATCGCGGCCTATGAGATGGCCTTCCGCATGCAGCTCTCCGCCCCCGATCTGCTCGATTTCTCCGATGAGTCCGAGGCCACCCGCGCGATGTACGGCGTCGACCGCGAGATCACCCGCCCCTTCGGAACCAATTGCCTCCTCGCGCGCCGCATGGTCGAGCGGGGCGTGCGCTTTGTCCAGCTCTACCACTCCACGTGGGACGACCACAGCGACCTGAACGAAAACCTCGAAACCAACTGCCGGATGACCGACCAGCCCTGCGCCGCGCTCATCAAGGACCTCAAGCAGCGCGGCCTCCTGGACGAGACCCTCGTCATCTGGGGCGGCGAGTTCGGCCGCACCCCCATGAACGAAGTCCGCCGCGGCAATACCCCCGGCAAGGAAGGGCGCGACCACCATCCCTTCTCCTTCAGCATGTGGATGGCCGGCGGCGGCGTCAAACAAGGCGCGATCATCGGCGAGACCGATGAACTCGGCTACGCC
Protein-coding sequences here:
- a CDS encoding phytanoyl-CoA dioxygenase family protein, with protein sequence MTVDTTNNLSEEFAVNGFVRVPGVVEAGLLNAISLELERVADHDKLHARGGSIYAARDVFAVNSRLLAMASEGPLLQLARELAGPEARATKATYFDKRPEANWTLPLHQDLTITVRNRAEVPGYTHWSVKAGVPHVQPPVALLQQIVALRLHLDDCPVENGALEVVPGSHRQGRIGASELRAMHLEGRAVACPAIAGDVLAMRPLLVHGSRKAVAPGRRRVLHIEYCAAALDAPLAWPDWCA
- a CDS encoding NAD(P)-dependent oxidoreductase, producing MPDAAEQPAIGLIGLGLLGKAIASRLIGAGHIVYGCDIDPAASEAAAGLGVAVLPDHGAVARSCRVMLLSLPNSTVRQDLLWGGGNLAASLEAGALLLDTTTGRPDDTEADAARLAASGVDLVDVCVLASSRQTAAGEAVLLVGDTEADAVGYAPVLETFGRTIFYLGQPGAGCRMKLVANQALGLNRLVLAEALGLAEKLGLDLDTALAVLQSGPAASRVMETKGARMIARDFAPEARLAQHAKDVGLILELGETCGADLPVSRLHRDILARLIEQGYGGEDNSAVARAFRD
- a CDS encoding Gfo/Idh/MocA family oxidoreductase codes for the protein MRVSRRTALKAGAAASALAWSIGGRARAQDAPVRHAVIGTGGMGTNHLNGFARTEGCQIVAACDLDPERRAKVEAWWAGKFDATMYTDFHELLANPDIDSVSIATPDHWHTPVALHALLAGKHVYVEKPCSHNIHEALVLERVARETGLCVQHGTQHRSGAGPKEAVRFLREGGLGKVRMAKAINHQLRKPIGIAEEEEPPAGVDYDRWLGPAPVRPYTRNRWHYNWHWFWDYGTGDTGNDGVHQIDMMRWGMGAGLPKRVTSVGAQLFYEDDHETPDTQTVIFEYDGMHLMYEMRLWTDYKMEGHDNGVLFYGDKGRLEVGREGCFVSLIGEPEKRRLGDSHDFSENVRNFVACVKAGAPERLNAPISEGAISTILCHLANIGTRVERPLTLGENGAQAVGDEAASALFTRTYREAYELPNA
- a CDS encoding WG repeat-containing protein; the encoded protein is MNIRNRVIVICLVAGLGLGGLWIYQTAGNLERNAHVVLYPDGTPVPESELAWVATLADALAREAGDPWLRERVDQAGVRGAYSTLHHEGAVRGVVFGVHLTTTPVFPITTPSGTYYVNRDGDLLLRPPNDFHVPQPFHEGLAAVGSISPDGVSGGPSFRYINENGDTAIPGPFASALPFSGGVAVASAVTGDGTVRYGAIDRAGAWLIEPKFNSLFEFSDGLAAAQIDNPDHSARIAGFIDPTGEFVVTLDKVQRMKSSHRGGLALVWRTEPPYYIFVDRGGNTVLTPDYDQVEPFHEGRAAVMAGDRWGFIDTEGNEAIPPQYPWLPPPFDNGMVALIQTPHWANTLARFKAEQFELEYEEGDVSAEDTVFKIVFTDEKGNVIDGD
- a CDS encoding PSD1 domain-containing protein, whose translation is MRAGAAIRTAIVLACSGAVCLGGAADSPRFSRDILPILSENCFHCHGMDAGTRKAGLRLDTEEGAAAVLGQGAGRSASALFQRITDPGADKMPPPDSGKTLSPAQIDLIGQWLDGGAPWEGHWAYTPPVRVVPAPVRNAAWPRSPIDRYILARLESAGFAPAPEADRRTLFRRIHLDLTGLPPAPDAADRFVLDNRPDAWERLVDELLASPHFGEHWARWWLDLAMYADSDGYLSDFIRPNAWRYRQWVVDALNADMPFDQFTVRQIAGDRLPNATVQDHIATGFLRNTLSNREGGAALEEFRTLQTFDRTRNLGTVWLGLTLECAQCHDHKYDAISQRDYFQIYAFFNNADEVNVDAPLGEEAAARAAAWPGYVARREALLAPVAGELDALQARWEEKLLHAARNPGGPDARWDRAWEVLGLVWGQGDAGAEGQLEGAIIVQTPPADRTQTDRFRIQNYFLRHGELMDPEAFQALKVGEIVRELDALAGELPPMSRAPAMRAARVSRPNRILERGDFRTPGAPVTPGVPAVLSAIHAPADPNRLNLARWLVAPENPLTARVTVNRIWQQLFGQGLVTTPDDFGVRGALPSHPDLLDWLAISFREDGWSLKALLREIVLSSTYRQSSHARPDLRAADPSNALLGRQQRLRLTGEQVRDAALSASGLLHPALGGPSVRPPQPESVTKEGFDNAWVPSEGPDRYRRSLYTFIQRTSPYGQLVNFDLAAPNRPCTRRERSNTPLQALNLLNDPNFFEAAQALAARSVVESPDPAARIDWLFRAALARPATPVERARIEALVREQTARFDRELEAIPPVTGAVGPPHTAENAAWVIAASVLLNLDEFINRE
- a CDS encoding DUF1501 domain-containing protein; this encodes MEPHDFQAIQSRRQFFRNCAGGIGTIALHHLLTSEGRAGESTGALAAPHFAPRARNVIFLFMAGAPSQLDLVSHKPAMQRWHGEKVPEAMLASLKDPLLKSTATVFASPRSFTRHGRSGMEFSDFLPHTATIADEICMVHSLYTDVSNHHPAQLMMNCGVPRFGLPAMGSWVSYGLGSECRDLPGFIVLTSDSGKGIDGGASNWSNGFLPSEYRGVTFRNTGDPVLFLSSPEGVSRETQRARLDAIRDLNTMRQELHGDLEVASRIAAYEMAFRMQLSAPDLLDFSDESEATRAMYGVDREITRPFGTNCLLARRMVERGVRFVQLYHSTWDDHSDLNENLETNCRMTDQPCAALIKDLKQRGLLDETLVIWGGEFGRTPMNEVRRGNTPGKEGRDHHPFSFSMWMAGGGVKQGAIIGETDELGYAITRDPIHVHDLHATLLNCLGVDHTKLTYRHQGRNYRLTDVAGNVKQQLLA